A single window of Candidatus Methylacidiphilales bacterium DNA harbors:
- a CDS encoding prephenate dehydrogenase/arogenate dehydrogenase family protein, whose amino-acid sequence MNRTVAIFGPGLLGGSILMALRAREPSTRLHTWARRPEALAPVREQQLADLADTDPVRVAAGADLVVLCTPVGAMPDLVRQILPAMDHATVLTDVGSVKAPVHLRLAPMTRDRCAWLGSHPMAGSEQSGLSAARASLFDGSLTILTPDDDTPARALTALRAFWESLGSRTITCSPQEHDRRVAAISHLPHLLAALLVHAADAGAREFAGPGFRDVTRIAAGPPEMWTEILLENRTAVLEALASLEASSRQARSALEAGDAATLTDLLHKACQVRRSLS is encoded by the coding sequence ATGAACCGCACCGTCGCCATCTTCGGCCCCGGCCTCCTCGGCGGCTCTATCCTGATGGCCCTGCGCGCGCGGGAACCCTCCACCCGCCTCCACACCTGGGCCCGCCGCCCCGAGGCCTTGGCCCCCGTCCGGGAACAACAACTCGCCGACCTCGCCGACACCGACCCGGTCCGGGTCGCCGCCGGGGCCGACCTCGTCGTCCTCTGCACCCCGGTCGGTGCCATGCCGGATCTGGTCCGGCAAATCCTCCCCGCCATGGATCACGCCACCGTCCTGACCGATGTCGGCAGCGTCAAGGCTCCGGTCCACCTCCGCCTGGCCCCCATGACCCGGGACCGTTGCGCCTGGCTGGGCAGCCACCCCATGGCCGGCAGCGAGCAATCCGGGCTCTCCGCGGCACGCGCCTCCCTCTTTGACGGTTCCCTCACCATCCTCACCCCGGACGACGACACCCCGGCCCGCGCCCTGACCGCCCTGCGTGCCTTCTGGGAATCCTTGGGCAGCCGCACCATCACCTGCTCGCCCCAGGAACACGACCGGCGCGTGGCCGCCATCAGCCACTTGCCCCACCTCCTCGCCGCCCTGCTCGTCCACGCCGCCGATGCCGGGGCCCGTGAATTTGCCGGACCCGGTTTCCGCGACGTCACCCGCATCGCCGCGGGCCCCCCGGAAATGTGGACGGAAATTCTCCTGGAAAATCGCACCGCTGTGCTGGAGGCCCTGGCCAGCCTGGAAGCCTCCAGTCGCCAAGCCCGTTCCGCCCTCGAAGCCGGGGACGCCGCCACGCTCACCGATCTCTTACACAAAGCTTGTCAGGTCCGCCGTTCACTGTCTTGA
- the dusB gene encoding tRNA dihydrouridine synthase DusB, which yields MTRTPIQSESGACPSLGGLRLRHPLMLSPMAGFTNLPFRTAIRAMGGLSVATTDLVNARSLLELNPKAVRMVTACSDDRPLGVQLFGADKHELSAAARFLEDLGIDFIDINLGCPSDKVTKNGAGAALMQDEELTEELAEAVVKAVRLPVTVKMRLGWDERSINAHEIAPRLEAMGVAAVAVHGRTKAQAYSGKVNLEGIRAVVQSVKRIPVIGNGDVHSPEDARRMIREIGCAAVMVGRAALRDPFFFRRTALFLEDGIERPQPGMEATLLFMHHHFVLTMKYLGEDEACTLFRKTVAGYSDEFPHRERWRVAFQHLESKEEYLELLESLCPGDYSALARRPVWDAGVMLEAVRAAVDLPELEPAGSTRVK from the coding sequence ATGACCCGCACCCCGATCCAATCCGAGAGCGGAGCCTGCCCCAGCCTGGGCGGTCTCAGGTTGAGGCATCCGTTGATGCTTTCGCCGATGGCGGGGTTCACCAACCTGCCCTTCCGCACGGCCATCCGGGCGATGGGGGGATTGTCGGTGGCGACGACCGACCTGGTCAACGCCCGGTCGTTGCTGGAGTTGAATCCCAAGGCGGTGCGGATGGTCACGGCCTGTTCGGACGACCGGCCATTGGGGGTGCAGTTGTTCGGGGCGGACAAGCACGAGTTGAGCGCGGCGGCACGTTTTCTGGAAGACCTGGGGATCGACTTCATCGACATCAATCTGGGCTGTCCGTCCGACAAGGTGACCAAGAACGGGGCCGGTGCGGCCTTGATGCAGGATGAGGAGTTGACCGAGGAACTGGCCGAGGCGGTGGTGAAGGCGGTCCGGCTGCCGGTCACGGTGAAGATGCGTTTGGGGTGGGATGAACGTTCGATCAACGCGCATGAGATCGCCCCCCGGCTGGAGGCGATGGGTGTGGCGGCGGTGGCGGTGCATGGCCGGACCAAGGCCCAGGCCTATTCCGGCAAGGTCAATCTGGAGGGCATCCGCGCGGTGGTTCAATCGGTCAAGCGCATTCCGGTCATCGGCAATGGGGACGTGCACAGTCCCGAGGATGCCCGGCGGATGATCCGCGAAATCGGCTGTGCGGCGGTGATGGTGGGCCGGGCGGCGCTGCGTGATCCCTTTTTTTTCCGTCGCACTGCCTTGTTCTTGGAAGATGGGATTGAGCGACCCCAGCCGGGGATGGAAGCCACTCTGCTTTTCATGCACCACCATTTTGTGCTGACCATGAAATATCTTGGGGAGGACGAGGCCTGCACCCTCTTCAGGAAAACGGTGGCGGGCTACAGCGACGAGTTTCCGCACCGGGAACGCTGGCGGGTGGCCTTCCAGCATCTCGAGTCCAAAGAAGAATACCTCGAACTCCTCGAGTCGCTCTGCCCGGGTGATTACTCCGCGCTGGCGCGGCGCCCGGTCTGGGATGCCGGGGTGATGTTGGAAGCGGTGCGGGCGGCGGTCGACCTGCCGGAACTAGAACCGGCAGGATCGACGCGCGTGAAATGA
- the hisC gene encoding histidinol-phosphate transaminase — translation MSVWNLANPNLRQLVPYEPGKPIDDVARELGLDPANIIKLASNENPLGPSPKAVAAMEASLRGLHIYPDGGSFHLRNAIAEKMGVDRSMVVLGNGSNEIIELAYHAFGRAGTTSAVASRHAFVVYQLMAQLFDVTFIAAPDRDFHHDLDAIRAAIRPDTRLVFIANPNNPTGTRIPNEPLESFVRSLPPHVVCVLDEAYYEFLENPPASVEWVRQGLQVIVLRTFSKIQGLAGLRVGYGIASPETAEILQRCRQPFNANSMAQAGALAGLGDDDHMARTRAMTLDGRARLQDFFRGLGLRFVPSEANFVFVEVGEADRIFKALLREGIIIRSMTSYGLPAWVRVSIGTPEQMRRFEEAFSRLLRS, via the coding sequence ATGTCCGTCTGGAATCTGGCCAATCCCAACCTCCGCCAGCTCGTTCCCTACGAGCCCGGAAAACCCATCGATGACGTCGCCCGCGAACTCGGGCTCGACCCGGCCAACATCATCAAACTGGCCTCCAACGAAAATCCCCTCGGTCCCTCGCCCAAGGCCGTGGCCGCCATGGAGGCCTCCCTCCGCGGCCTCCACATCTACCCCGACGGCGGCTCCTTCCACCTCCGCAACGCCATCGCGGAAAAAATGGGCGTCGACCGTTCCATGGTCGTGCTCGGCAACGGATCGAACGAAATCATCGAACTCGCCTACCACGCCTTCGGCCGCGCCGGCACCACCAGCGCCGTGGCCAGCCGCCACGCCTTCGTCGTCTACCAGTTGATGGCCCAACTCTTCGATGTCACATTCATCGCGGCCCCCGACCGCGACTTCCACCACGACCTCGATGCCATCCGCGCCGCCATCCGCCCGGACACCCGCCTGGTTTTCATCGCCAATCCTAACAATCCAACCGGAACCCGGATTCCCAACGAACCCCTCGAGTCGTTCGTCCGGTCGCTCCCGCCCCATGTGGTCTGCGTGCTCGACGAGGCCTATTATGAATTCCTGGAAAACCCTCCGGCCTCGGTCGAATGGGTCAGGCAGGGACTCCAGGTCATCGTCCTCCGCACGTTCTCCAAGATCCAGGGACTGGCCGGCCTCCGCGTCGGATACGGCATCGCCTCCCCCGAGACCGCGGAAATCCTCCAGCGCTGCCGCCAACCCTTCAACGCCAACAGCATGGCCCAGGCGGGCGCCCTGGCCGGATTGGGCGATGACGACCACATGGCCCGCACCCGCGCCATGACCCTCGACGGACGCGCCCGCCTGCAGGACTTTTTCCGCGGGCTGGGCCTCCGCTTCGTTCCCTCCGAGGCCAATTTTGTCTTCGTCGAAGTCGGGGAGGCCGACCGGATCTTCAAGGCCCTGCTTCGTGAGGGCATCATCATCCGTTCCATGACCAGCTACGGCCTTCCGGCCTGGGTTCGCGTCTCCATCGGCACGCCCGAACAAATGCGGCGCTTCGAGGAGGCCTTCTCCCGCCTGCTCCGGTCCTGA